The genomic stretch AGCTCGGCGATAGGTATTGCCTTAAAATTGTCCAGAGCCATCACGGGGAAGCACAAAGTGGTCTCGTTTTGGGATTCGTTTCACGGAGCATCTTTGGATGCCATAAGCGTTGGGGGCGAAGCGGTTTTTCAGGAACATATGGGGCCATTGATGCCCGGTGTGGAACGCATTCCCCCACCAATTACTTATCGCGGAATTTTTGAAGGGAACGAGGACAAGGCATTGGAATATTTGCAGTATGTACTGGAGAAAGACCATCAAATTGGAGCTTTTTTGGCAGAGACCATTCGTAATACCGATGTACAGGTTCCATCTAAAAAATTCTGGAAAGGAGCCCGAGAGCTCTGCACCAAACATGGTGTTTTGTTGATTTTGGATGAAATCCCCATCGCTTTTGGAAGAACGGGCACCATGTTCGCATATGAACTTTTTGATATAGAGCCCGACATTCTTTGCTTGGGCAAAGGATTGGGAGGTGGAATAATTCCACAAGCCGCTATTGTTGCCCGTGAAGAATACAACAAATTTGGTCATATTTCCCTTGGGCATTACACGCACGAAAAAAGTCCGTTGGGTGCCATGGCCGGCCTGACACTTTTAGAGGTTTTGGAAGAGGAAAACATCTTGCAAAAGGTGAAGGAAGATGAAGAATTTATGAGAAAAGCCCTGTACAAAATGCACCGAAAATATTCCTTGATAGGTGACGTGCGAGGGGTGGGATTGCTTTGGGGCATTGAATTGGTGACCGATAGAAAAACAAAAGAAAAAGCAACGGCCGAAGCCGAAGAAATCATGTACGAGTGTTTAAAACAAGGATTGAGCTTCAAGGTTTCCAAAGGAAACGTGCTCCAACTTTCCCCTCCATTGACCATAACCAGGGAAGAACTGGAAAAAGCATTTGAAATATTGAACTGCGCCTTTTTAAAAACCAACCATATCGCCTAATGAAAAAAATAAACCAACTGCTAATTGTATTTTGCTTGGGTTTGATGGGGCTTACCGCCCAGACCGAGCCCCAAATTTTAGTGCAACCCTATCTTCAAGATGCCGAACCGAACTCCATCGTGATCATGTGGGAGACCACAAGCGGTGAAGAAAGCATCGTAGAATGGGGAACTACGGAAAAACTGGGCAAAAAAACATCCGGCAAAGCCGAGGACATCAATTTCTCGGATTCACGGGTGCATACCGTAAAATTGGAAGGCTTAAAACGATTTACGGAATATTATTACCGTGTGAAAACCGGTAAGGCCAAATCCGATATCTTTCAGTTCAAGACCCCGCCCTTCTCCAGTGATCAGGAATCGTTCAATATTGTTGCCATGAGCGATATGCAGTACGATGGCCAGCATCCGAACAAGTTTTCGGAAATCGTAAATCAAGGCGTGCTTCAATACCTCGAAAAAGAACATGGCGGTAAATTGCCCAACAATCTGGCCATGGTGATGATACCGGGTGATTTGGTCGCTACGGGCAGTAAATATCAACAATGGAAGGAACATTTTTTTGACCCCGCTCAAAAATTATTTGCTGAGGTGCCTGTCTATCCCGTTTTGGGAAACCACGAAAAAAATTCTGTTTTCTACTTCAAATATTTTAACCTTCCCGAAAATGGAACCCCGGCCTATGCCGAGCATTGGTGGTACAAGGATTATGGCAATACCCGCATTATTGGTCTAAATTCCAACGACGGCTACCGCGACCTTCGGGAACAATACGAATGGTTGGAACAAGTACTGGCCGATACCGAAAAGAACGATGATATCGATTTTGTGTTCGCGCAGCTTCACCATCCACATAAATCGGAACTTTGGATTCCCGGTGAGGAAGAATCAACAGGAAAGGTGGTCAAGATGTTGGAAGCGTTCTCTACCAAAACTGGCAAGCCGAGCATCCATTTTTTTGGACATACGCACGGCTATTCCCGAGGGCAATCCAGAGATCACAAACATTTGTGGGTCAATGTGGCCTCGGCAGGTGGAGCCATTGACAATTGGGGTGAGTTTGAAGGCAGGGACTATGACGAGTTTACCGTTACCCAAGACGAGTACGGTTTTGTGATGGTAGAGGTGGACGGAAACCGGAACGACCCAAAATTCACCATCAAAAGAATAAGTCAAGGAAACAACATTAAGGGAAGGGACAATGAACTTACCGACAGTATCACCATTTGGCGATTGGAAAAAAAGCCCAATGTCCCAACAGTGGTTTCCCCAGCCAACAATGAAATAGTGACCACCGAATTTACTACTTTGAAAGCCGGTGAGTTTTCAAGCTCCCTAAATGGTGTATTCCACGCCGCATCACATTGGCAGGTTTCGGAAAATCCTGATTTTGATAAGTTGACCTTGGATAGTTGGAAACAATTCGAAAACTGGTATTACAAGGAAAATCGTCAAAAAGACGACGATTTGACCGATGAAGAAACCAAACGATTAAAACCCAACACCACCTATTATTGGAGGGTTCGTTACCGTGACCAAAACCTCAATTGGAGCGATTGGTCCGAAATAGCATCATTTAAAACACCACAGGAAAATGAAAAATAGAATTATTCTTTTGATGGCTGTCATCGCAGCAGTTATCAACATGAACGCTCAACGATCGGAGGATACAAAGGTGATATTGATCACCTTGGACGGTTTTCGCTGGCAGGAACTGTTTGCCGGAGCCGATTCCCTTTTGGTCTACAATAAGGATTATGTGCACGATGCCGACATGTTGAAGGAAGCTTTTTGGAGAGAAACACCGAAAGAACGAAGAGAAGCGTTGTTGCCCTTTTTCTGGAATCAAGTGGAAAAAATGGGGCAGATTCACGGAAACCGAAGGTTGGGAAGTAAGGTGGACCTCACCAACTCCATGTGGTTTTCCTATCCAGGTTACAACGAAATTTTGACGGGAACCGCAGATGATAAAAATATCCGAAGCAATGACAAAGTACCCAATCCCAACACCACCATTTTGGAATTGTACAACAATACACCTCAAGGCAAAGGAAAAGTAGCTGCTTTTGGCAGCTGGGACGTGTTTCCTTACATCATCAACGAAGAGCGTTCCGGCGTTCCGGTAAATGCAGGTTTTGAAGCCGCTACGGGAAATTTGAAT from Flagellimonas oceani encodes the following:
- a CDS encoding aspartate aminotransferase family protein, with the protein product MKQMRDKHNPGSVVEGDINLTPARSAWLQNEVSEDTKELLEKDAKYFMHQSMSTPCLDALQNCEGSHMISVSGKKYLDFHGNNVHQIGFSHPKLIARLTEQLQNLTFSTRRYANATAVQFAEKLTSYTPKGLSRILMTPNGSSAIGIALKLSRAITGKHKVVSFWDSFHGASLDAISVGGEAVFQEHMGPLMPGVERIPPPITYRGIFEGNEDKALEYLQYVLEKDHQIGAFLAETIRNTDVQVPSKKFWKGARELCTKHGVLLILDEIPIAFGRTGTMFAYELFDIEPDILCLGKGLGGGIIPQAAIVAREEYNKFGHISLGHYTHEKSPLGAMAGLTLLEVLEEENILQKVKEDEEFMRKALYKMHRKYSLIGDVRGVGLLWGIELVTDRKTKEKATAEAEEIMYECLKQGLSFKVSKGNVLQLSPPLTITREELEKAFEILNCAFLKTNHIA
- a CDS encoding fibronectin type III domain-containing protein; translation: MKKINQLLIVFCLGLMGLTAQTEPQILVQPYLQDAEPNSIVIMWETTSGEESIVEWGTTEKLGKKTSGKAEDINFSDSRVHTVKLEGLKRFTEYYYRVKTGKAKSDIFQFKTPPFSSDQESFNIVAMSDMQYDGQHPNKFSEIVNQGVLQYLEKEHGGKLPNNLAMVMIPGDLVATGSKYQQWKEHFFDPAQKLFAEVPVYPVLGNHEKNSVFYFKYFNLPENGTPAYAEHWWYKDYGNTRIIGLNSNDGYRDLREQYEWLEQVLADTEKNDDIDFVFAQLHHPHKSELWIPGEEESTGKVVKMLEAFSTKTGKPSIHFFGHTHGYSRGQSRDHKHLWVNVASAGGAIDNWGEFEGRDYDEFTVTQDEYGFVMVEVDGNRNDPKFTIKRISQGNNIKGRDNELTDSITIWRLEKKPNVPTVVSPANNEIVTTEFTTLKAGEFSSSLNGVFHAASHWQVSENPDFDKLTLDSWKQFENWYYKENRQKDDDLTDEETKRLKPNTTYYWRVRYRDQNLNWSDWSEIASFKTPQENEK
- a CDS encoding sulfatase-like hydrolase/transferase → MKNRIILLMAVIAAVINMNAQRSEDTKVILITLDGFRWQELFAGADSLLVYNKDYVHDADMLKEAFWRETPKERREALLPFFWNQVEKMGQIHGNRRLGSKVDLTNSMWFSYPGYNEILTGTADDKNIRSNDKVPNPNTTILELYNNTPQGKGKVAAFGSWDVFPYIINEERSGVPVNAGFEAATGNLNPREEFLNDLQEQIPSPWGSVRLDAFTHHYALEHMKKEHPKFVYIAYGETDDFAHDGDYQAYLKSAHNTDALIKEIWEYTQQDDFYRDQTVFLITTDHGRGTKPLDTWRSHGTDIDGAGSVWMILFGKGIEPLGEIAKEEQLFSNQIAPTVLELLDMPISKDMEGTSIKL